The genomic window CATATTGGTATGGCTCACCATATGAGGTCGTGGACCAACAACCGACATGTCCCCAAATAAGACATTAAAGAACTGAGGGAGTTCGTCTATACTTGTCTTTCTAATAAATTTTCCAATCTTGGTCACTCGTTGATCACCTCTAGTTGCCTGATGTAGATGTGCATCTTTATTGGGCATCATTGATCTAAATTTATAACAATCAAACTCTTTGTAATTAAATCCATTTCTAGATTGCTTAAAGAAAACTGGGCCTTTGGATTCTAATTTTATAAGGATAGCAATAATTGGTGTAAGCCATGATAATATAAATACAATTACAAAACTTGAAAATAATATATCAAACGCACGCTTAATGACTGTGTTTACATAGTCTTCCAATGGAATGTTTCTTAGTGTTAAAACTGGTATGTAATCGTAATATTCGTACCTAAGTTTTTTGGAATAAATCTCCTTGCTGTCTGGTATAAACTTTAAGATTTTAAGATTGTTATCCGCAAAATCCACTATGTCGGCAATTTGAGCGTTTGTAAGCTCTGATATGGAGCAATAAATTTCGTCTATTTTTTCGCTAATTATGTATTCAAAACATTCATTTAGAGATTGTTCTTTATTCTTAAAGCTATAAGTTTTTTTATGCAAGTATCCATACTCCGGATTCTTATTGAAGAAATTCTCTAAAGCTAGTGTTTTCTTGTTAAGGCCAACAAT from Winogradskyella sp. MH6 includes these protein-coding regions:
- a CDS encoding undecaprenyl-phosphate glucose phosphotransferase, which encodes MSLFKHGRYSGYLRPISYLIDLAIINGVAVLYLLKTEDSFVFITFITVGWILLSVYSKFYEVYRYTRPVNILSLIVKQLILFTLLVFAFSGLYHNLKIYPRPIVKYSLLCFTLITGFKFAIYYLLQKYRVSFGGNYRSTVIVGLNKKTLALENFFNKNPEYGYLHKKTYSFKNKEQSLNECFEYIISEKIDEIYCSISELTNAQIADIVDFADNNLKILKFIPDSKEIYSKKLRYEYYDYIPVLTLRNIPLEDYVNTVIKRAFDILFSSFVIVFILSWLTPIIAILIKLESKGPVFFKQSRNGFNYKEFDCYKFRSMMPNKDAHLHQATRGDQRVTKIGKFIRKTSIDELPQFFNVLFGDMSVVGPRPHMVSHTNMYAKKIDKFMVRHFVKPGITGLAQVSGFRGEVESDKDIIGRVKYDIFYIENWSLLLDVKIIAQTFINAVRGDDKAY